The Lagopus muta isolate bLagMut1 chromosome 4, bLagMut1 primary, whole genome shotgun sequence genome has a window encoding:
- the LOC125691632 gene encoding plasma kallikrein-like isoform X2, translating into MFRMIWIYQTFYFIFLLASVYSECVTQIYENTYFQGGDLTTVFTPSANYCQIVCTYHPTCLLFTYLPVTWTKDPAQRFSCYLKDSDTEMLPKVKVEGAISGHSLKQCNVKISACSPDVHLGLDMQGVNYDISMADSYQQCQKRCTNDKHCHFFTYARGTFHDASFREKCFLKHTSLGTPTSIRVLDEVVSGFSLKPCQLSELDCQMDIFEHEEFSGMNVTSFFTPDTFVCQTICTYFPNCLFFTFFTKEWQIESQRNLCLLKTSTSGIPEALTLRENAISGFGLLNCRRYFPACNSRTYVHMNFVGDELNVTYTKGPRACQQVCTDMIRCQFFTYFPLQESCNEERKCECHLRMSSNGSPVEIQHGPGRISGYSLRLCKKKASTVCMQHSSRNIRIIGGTDSSPGEWPWQVSLHVKLSRRRHLCGGSIISNQWILTAAHCFVRFQPWE; encoded by the exons ATGTTCAG gatgaTTTGGATTTATcagactttttatttcattttcttacttgCTTCAGTTTACAGTG AATGTGTGACACAGATCTATGAAAATACTTACTTCCAAGGAGGAGACCTCACTACAGTTTTCACACCAAGTGCCAATTACTGTCAAATAGTTTGTACTTACCATCCTACCTGCCTGCTCTTCACATATTTGCCGGTGACGTGGACTAAAGATCCTGCACAGAG GTTCTCCTGCTACTTAAAAGACAGTGATACTGAAATGCTACCAAAAGTGAAGGTGGAAGGAGCTATTTCTGGACATTCTTTAAAACAATGCAACGTCAAAATTAGTG cttgcAGTCCAGATGTCCACTTAGGATTGGATATGCAAGGAGTAAATTATGACATTAGTATGGCTGACAGCTATCAACAGTGCCAAAAAAGATGCACCAATGACAAGCACTGCCATTTTTTTACATATGCCCGAGGAACATTCCATGATGCAAGCTTTCG tgaaaaatgcttcttgaaaCATACCAGTTTAGGAACTCCAACCAGCATAAGGGTGCTTGATGAGGTTGTGTCTGGATTCTCCTTAAAGCCATGTCAGCTTTCTGAATTAG ATTGTCAAATGGACATTTTTGAACATGAAGAATTTTCAGGAATGAATGTTACAAGTTTTTTCACTCCTGACACATTCGTCTGCCAAACTATTTGTACTTATTTTCCAAACTGCTTGTTCTTTACATTCTTCACCAAGGAATGGCAAATAGAATCCCAAAG AAATCTTTGCCTCCTGAAAACATCAACAAGTGGAATACCAGAGGCACTTACATTACGAGAAAATGCTATTTCAGGTTTTGGTCTCCTAAATTGCAGAAGATACTTTCCTG CCTGCAATTCTCGCACTTATGTGCATATGAATTTTGTGGGAGATGAACTCAATGTCACTTATACTAAAGGACCCAGAGCTTGTCAGCAGGTTTGCACAGACATGATCCGCTGCCAATTTTTTACTTACTTTCCCCTCCAAGAGTCGTGCAATGAGGAAAG AAAGTGTGAGTGTCATCTAAGAATGTCCTCAAATGGATCTCCAGTGGAAATACAGCATGGGCCAGGAAGAATCTCTGGATACTCACTAAGACTATGTAAAAAAAAGGCCAGTACTG TATGTATGCAGCATTCTTCAAGAAATATTAGGATAATTGGAGGGACGGATTCTTCCCCTGGTGAATGGCCATGGCAAGTAAGCTTACATGTGAAGCTATCTCGCCGGAGACACCTCTGTGGGGGCTCTATCATAAGTAACCAGTGGATCCTTACAGCTGCCCACTGTTTTGTGAG ATTTCAGCCCTGGGAATAA
- the LOC125691632 gene encoding coagulation factor XI-like isoform X1, whose amino-acid sequence MFRMIWIYQTFYFIFLLASVYSECVTQIYENTYFQGGDLTTVFTPSANYCQIVCTYHPTCLLFTYLPVTWTKDPAQRFSCYLKDSDTEMLPKVKVEGAISGHSLKQCNVKISACSPDVHLGLDMQGVNYDISMADSYQQCQKRCTNDKHCHFFTYARGTFHDASFREKCFLKHTSLGTPTSIRVLDEVVSGFSLKPCQLSELDCQMDIFEHEEFSGMNVTSFFTPDTFVCQTICTYFPNCLFFTFFTKEWQIESQRNLCLLKTSTSGIPEALTLRENAISGFGLLNCRRYFPACNSRTYVHMNFVGDELNVTYTKGPRACQQVCTDMIRCQFFTYFPLQESCNEERKCECHLRMSSNGSPVEIQHGPGRISGYSLRLCKKKASTVCMQHSSRNIRIIGGTDSSPGEWPWQVSLHVKLSRRRHLCGGSIISNQWILTAAHCFVSVQNPNIWRVYAGVLKQSEINEDTPFFRVEEIIIHPQYNSAQTGYDIALLKLDKAMNFTDLQLPICLPSKEEASMLYTDCWVIGWGYRKERGRVEDILQKVTVPLMSKEECQARYRKRRIDDKEICAGYDEGGKDACKGDSGGPLSCRHEEVWYLVGITSWGEGCARPRQPGVYTKVVEFSDWILEKTT is encoded by the exons ATGTTCAG gatgaTTTGGATTTATcagactttttatttcattttcttacttgCTTCAGTTTACAGTG AATGTGTGACACAGATCTATGAAAATACTTACTTCCAAGGAGGAGACCTCACTACAGTTTTCACACCAAGTGCCAATTACTGTCAAATAGTTTGTACTTACCATCCTACCTGCCTGCTCTTCACATATTTGCCGGTGACGTGGACTAAAGATCCTGCACAGAG GTTCTCCTGCTACTTAAAAGACAGTGATACTGAAATGCTACCAAAAGTGAAGGTGGAAGGAGCTATTTCTGGACATTCTTTAAAACAATGCAACGTCAAAATTAGTG cttgcAGTCCAGATGTCCACTTAGGATTGGATATGCAAGGAGTAAATTATGACATTAGTATGGCTGACAGCTATCAACAGTGCCAAAAAAGATGCACCAATGACAAGCACTGCCATTTTTTTACATATGCCCGAGGAACATTCCATGATGCAAGCTTTCG tgaaaaatgcttcttgaaaCATACCAGTTTAGGAACTCCAACCAGCATAAGGGTGCTTGATGAGGTTGTGTCTGGATTCTCCTTAAAGCCATGTCAGCTTTCTGAATTAG ATTGTCAAATGGACATTTTTGAACATGAAGAATTTTCAGGAATGAATGTTACAAGTTTTTTCACTCCTGACACATTCGTCTGCCAAACTATTTGTACTTATTTTCCAAACTGCTTGTTCTTTACATTCTTCACCAAGGAATGGCAAATAGAATCCCAAAG AAATCTTTGCCTCCTGAAAACATCAACAAGTGGAATACCAGAGGCACTTACATTACGAGAAAATGCTATTTCAGGTTTTGGTCTCCTAAATTGCAGAAGATACTTTCCTG CCTGCAATTCTCGCACTTATGTGCATATGAATTTTGTGGGAGATGAACTCAATGTCACTTATACTAAAGGACCCAGAGCTTGTCAGCAGGTTTGCACAGACATGATCCGCTGCCAATTTTTTACTTACTTTCCCCTCCAAGAGTCGTGCAATGAGGAAAG AAAGTGTGAGTGTCATCTAAGAATGTCCTCAAATGGATCTCCAGTGGAAATACAGCATGGGCCAGGAAGAATCTCTGGATACTCACTAAGACTATGTAAAAAAAAGGCCAGTACTG TATGTATGCAGCATTCTTCAAGAAATATTAGGATAATTGGAGGGACGGATTCTTCCCCTGGTGAATGGCCATGGCAAGTAAGCTTACATGTGAAGCTATCTCGCCGGAGACACCTCTGTGGGGGCTCTATCATAAGTAACCAGTGGATCCTTACAGCTGCCCACTGTTTTGTGAG TGTTCAGAACCCCAACATTTGGCGTGTTTATGCTGGTGTTTTAAAAcaatcagaaataaatgaggATACACCTTTCTTCAGAGTGGAAGAGATTATTATTCATCCTCAGTATAACTCTGCGCAGACTGGATATGACATTGCTTTATTGAAACTTGATAAGGCTATGAATTTTACTG ATCTTCAACTTCCTATTTGCCTGCCATCAAAAGAAGAGGCTAGTATGCTCTATACTGACTGCTGGGTAATTGGATGGGGttacaggaaggaaagag GTCGTGTAGAAGATATTCTTCAGAAAGTTACTGTTCCACTAATGTCAAAAGAGGAATGCCAGGCAAGATACCGGAAGCGCAGAATCGATGACAAAGAGATCTGTGCTGGCTATGATGAAGGTGGAAAGGATGCCTGTAAG GGAGATTCTGGAGGACCACTGTCGTGCAGGCACGAGGAAGTGTGGTATCTGGTGGGCATCACCAGTTGGGGTGAAGGCTGCGCTCGGCCCCGGCAGCCAGGAGTCTACACAAAAGTTGTTGAATTTTCAGACTGGATTTTGGAAAAAACTACGTAA
- the LOC125691632 gene encoding coagulation factor XI-like isoform X3, whose amino-acid sequence MFRMIWIYQTFYFIFLLASVYSECVTQIYENTYFQGGDLTTVFTPSANYCQIVCTYHPTCLLFTYLPVTWTKDPAQRFSCYLKDSDTEMLPKVKVEGAISGHSLKQCNVKISACSPDVHLGLDMQGVNYDISMADSYQQCQKRCTNDKHCHFFTYARGTFHDASFRLSNGHF is encoded by the exons ATGTTCAG gatgaTTTGGATTTATcagactttttatttcattttcttacttgCTTCAGTTTACAGTG AATGTGTGACACAGATCTATGAAAATACTTACTTCCAAGGAGGAGACCTCACTACAGTTTTCACACCAAGTGCCAATTACTGTCAAATAGTTTGTACTTACCATCCTACCTGCCTGCTCTTCACATATTTGCCGGTGACGTGGACTAAAGATCCTGCACAGAG GTTCTCCTGCTACTTAAAAGACAGTGATACTGAAATGCTACCAAAAGTGAAGGTGGAAGGAGCTATTTCTGGACATTCTTTAAAACAATGCAACGTCAAAATTAGTG cttgcAGTCCAGATGTCCACTTAGGATTGGATATGCAAGGAGTAAATTATGACATTAGTATGGCTGACAGCTATCAACAGTGCCAAAAAAGATGCACCAATGACAAGCACTGCCATTTTTTTACATATGCCCGAGGAACATTCCATGATGCAAGCTTTCG ATTGTCAAATGGACATTTTTGA